In the genome of Flavivirga spongiicola, one region contains:
- a CDS encoding DUF3472 domain-containing protein: protein MKNIITKLNLRNTILVFILLINISFSCSSCSKSDTSESKEVEKEEEEETLSLTKTIPIGANSWVMNNLTQDQNIISESGIQNWSSLDDVIRTYVKTGAGELNVGLKMKSSDGSSKIKVTVGNTSKEITSSSTTYKTEEIGTFTVPAGYNYVEIKGLEKSGDYIVDISDILFGGVAIASGVTFNPTSNFYFGRRGPSVHMGYDEPSGKDVQWFYNEVTVPEGDDKIGSFFMANGHAQGYFGIQVNSATERRVLFSIWSAFSTDDPNQIPEDYKVTNLGNGTGVTVQDFGNEGSGIQCFKDVDWKAGVTYKFLLKGEPSTIPESTDYTAYFFDPEIGDWQLIAGLRRPKTNTHLKRLHSFLENFNPSTGYLSRRVNYGNQWVYTTDNAWAEMTSGTFTADATASNGDRLDYEGGTNGNTFFLKNCGFFNANVQPNTAFSRTASGASPNIDFNSLETPKLPDPPTPVTLLDRSSWSVIDYSTQEDKGGEGDTGRAADVLDDNLDTYWHSCWSGCTATSPHHITIDMGAQTEVLGIRFAQRQSLSRTVKNIEIQVSTDNSSWSSLGNFELQNIKEVQDVNFTSAQTFRYLKFISTSSHDGTENAAMAEIKAYIIE from the coding sequence ATGAAAAATATAATTACGAAATTAAATTTAAGAAACACTATTCTGGTGTTTATACTTCTCATTAATATATCATTTTCTTGTTCTTCATGTTCAAAAAGTGATACCTCCGAATCAAAAGAAGTTGAAAAAGAGGAAGAAGAAGAAACCTTAAGTTTAACAAAAACAATCCCCATAGGTGCTAATAGTTGGGTTATGAACAATCTTACTCAGGACCAAAATATAATTTCAGAATCTGGGATCCAGAATTGGTCGTCCTTAGATGATGTTATTCGTACCTATGTTAAAACAGGAGCTGGTGAATTAAATGTCGGATTAAAAATGAAATCTTCAGATGGTTCCTCAAAAATAAAAGTTACAGTTGGCAATACGTCTAAAGAAATCACGAGTTCTAGTACGACTTATAAAACAGAAGAAATTGGAACATTTACAGTACCGGCTGGATATAATTATGTAGAAATAAAAGGATTGGAAAAATCAGGAGATTATATCGTTGATATTAGCGATATCCTTTTCGGCGGTGTTGCCATAGCTTCAGGAGTAACGTTTAACCCCACAAGTAATTTTTACTTTGGCAGAAGAGGACCTTCGGTACACATGGGTTATGATGAACCATCAGGGAAAGATGTACAATGGTTTTATAATGAAGTTACAGTTCCAGAAGGTGATGATAAAATAGGATCATTTTTTATGGCTAACGGACATGCACAAGGTTATTTTGGTATACAAGTAAATTCAGCTACTGAAAGACGTGTATTATTCTCAATATGGAGTGCTTTCAGTACAGACGACCCTAATCAGATTCCTGAAGATTATAAGGTTACTAATTTAGGAAATGGAACAGGAGTAACTGTTCAAGATTTTGGTAATGAAGGGTCAGGAATACAGTGTTTTAAAGATGTAGATTGGAAAGCTGGAGTTACTTATAAGTTTTTGTTGAAAGGAGAACCTTCTACTATTCCTGAATCAACAGATTATACAGCGTATTTCTTTGATCCAGAAATTGGAGATTGGCAATTGATTGCAGGTTTAAGAAGACCAAAAACCAATACTCATTTAAAAAGATTACATTCATTTTTAGAAAATTTCAACCCTAGTACTGGATATCTTTCTAGACGCGTAAATTATGGTAATCAATGGGTCTATACAACCGATAACGCATGGGCAGAAATGACAAGCGGAACATTTACTGCAGATGCAACTGCAAGTAACGGAGATCGATTAGATTATGAAGGGGGTACCAATGGCAATACCTTTTTTCTAAAAAACTGTGGATTTTTTAATGCTAATGTACAGCCAAATACAGCATTTTCAAGAACAGCGTCTGGGGCTTCACCAAATATAGATTTCAATTCCTTAGAAACACCTAAACTTCCTGATCCTCCAACTCCTGTGACATTATTAGATAGGAGTTCGTGGTCGGTTATCGACTATAGTACTCAAGAAGACAAAGGAGGAGAAGGAGATACAGGTCGTGCTGCCGATGTTTTAGATGATAATTTAGATACCTATTGGCACTCTTGTTGGAGCGGTTGTACTGCAACTTCACCACACCATATTACTATAGATATGGGAGCACAAACGGAAGTATTAGGTATAAGATTTGCACAAAGACAGTCTTTATCTAGAACTGTTAAAAATATTGAGATACAAGTAAGTACAGATAATTCAAGTTGGTCCTCATTGGGTAATTTTGAGTTACAAAATATAAAAGAGGTACAAGATGTGAATTTTACATCAGCTCAAACATTTAGGTATTTAAAATTCATTTCTACATCATCACATGATGGTACTGAAAATGCTGCAATGGCTGAAATTAAAGCATATATTATTGAATAA